From a region of the Constantimarinum furrinae genome:
- a CDS encoding Glu/Leu/Phe/Val dehydrogenase dimerization domain-containing protein: MKELLKKYEEKEPEIVFHWNDPETEAEGWTVINSLRGGAAGGGTRMRVGLDSNEVLSLAKTMEVKFTVSGPAIGGAKSGINFDPSDPRKKGVLERWYKAVSPLLKAYYGTGGDLNVDEIHEVIPITEESGVWHPQEGVFNGHFTPTEADKINRIGQLRQGVIKVLENVQFSPDVSRKYTVADMITGYGVAEAVRHYYDIYGGSVEGKRAVVQGFGNVGAAAAYYLAQMGAKVVGIIDRVGGLINTDGFSFEEVQQLFLNKDGNTLKADNMMSFDEINKKIWTLECEVFAPCAASRLITQDQIASMIETGLEVISCGANVPFADKEIFFGSIMEFTDEKVSLIPDFISNCGMARVFAYFMERKVQMTDEAIFNDTSMTIKNAIQNTFDNNSSKTNISKTAFEIALKQLI, from the coding sequence ATGAAAGAACTTCTCAAAAAGTACGAAGAAAAAGAACCAGAAATTGTTTTCCATTGGAATGACCCCGAAACAGAAGCCGAAGGCTGGACCGTGATAAACTCATTGCGAGGCGGTGCTGCCGGAGGAGGTACGCGTATGCGTGTGGGATTAGACAGCAATGAAGTGCTATCGCTGGCAAAGACCATGGAAGTTAAATTTACCGTATCAGGTCCTGCAATAGGCGGTGCCAAATCCGGAATTAATTTCGATCCTAGTGATCCCCGAAAAAAAGGAGTTCTGGAACGGTGGTACAAAGCTGTTTCTCCATTACTGAAAGCGTATTACGGTACCGGTGGGGATTTAAATGTTGATGAGATCCATGAAGTCATCCCCATTACTGAGGAGAGCGGAGTATGGCATCCACAGGAAGGTGTTTTTAATGGCCATTTCACGCCTACAGAAGCCGATAAGATAAACCGTATCGGTCAACTTCGTCAGGGCGTCATCAAAGTATTGGAGAATGTTCAGTTTTCTCCCGATGTATCCAGAAAATATACGGTAGCCGATATGATCACCGGCTATGGTGTGGCAGAGGCAGTGCGTCATTATTACGACATCTATGGCGGAAGTGTGGAGGGAAAACGTGCGGTAGTACAAGGATTCGGAAATGTAGGTGCAGCGGCGGCGTACTACTTAGCTCAAATGGGTGCAAAAGTTGTTGGAATTATCGACAGAGTTGGTGGTTTGATCAATACCGATGGTTTTAGTTTTGAGGAAGTTCAACAATTGTTTCTGAATAAGGATGGTAATACGCTAAAGGCAGATAATATGATGTCTTTTGACGAGATCAACAAAAAAATATGGACTCTGGAGTGTGAGGTTTTTGCACCCTGTGCTGCTTCCCGGTTAATCACCCAGGATCAAATCGCGTCTATGATAGAAACCGGTCTGGAAGTGATAAGTTGCGGTGCCAATGTCCCCTTTGCAGATAAGGAAATATTCTTCGGATCGATCATGGAATTTACCGATGAGAAAGTAAGCCTTATCCCCGATTTTATTAGTAATTGTGGTATGGCCCGTGTGTTTGCTTACTTTATGGAGCGTAAAGTACAAATGACCGATGAAGCCATATTCAACGATACATCAATGACTATCAAGAATGCAATTCAGAATACATTCGACAATAACAGCTCTAAAACAAATATTAGTAAAACGGCTTTTGAAATAGCCCTGAAACAGTTAATTTAG
- a CDS encoding acyl-CoA dehydrogenase: MDFSLSEEHLMIRDAARDFARTELLPGVIERDNKQEFPTEQVKKMGELGFLGMMVDPKYGGGGMDTVSYVLAMEELSKVDASASVIVSVNNSLVCYGLQAFGTEEQKQKYLSRLATGQSIGAFCLSEPEAGSDATSQKTTAIDMGDHYVLNGTKNWITNGGTADYYLVIAQTDRDKGHRGINALIVEKGWEGFEIGPKEDKLGIRGSDTHSLIFNDVKVPKENRIGEDGFGFKFAMKTLSGGRIGIAAQALGIAAGAYELAREYSKVRKAFGTEICNHQAIAFKLADMHTSITAARHLVMKAAWDKDQGKNYDMSGAMAKLYASQVAMDVTVEAVQVHGGNGYVKEYHVERMMRDAKITQIYEGTSEIQKIVISRGLLRE, from the coding sequence ATGGATTTCAGCCTTTCCGAAGAACATTTAATGATACGCGACGCAGCCCGCGATTTTGCAAGAACCGAATTATTGCCGGGTGTTATTGAACGTGATAATAAACAGGAATTTCCCACCGAACAGGTAAAGAAAATGGGAGAACTTGGTTTTCTGGGAATGATGGTAGATCCAAAATACGGAGGAGGAGGAATGGACACGGTGAGCTATGTACTGGCCATGGAAGAATTGAGTAAGGTGGATGCTTCGGCTTCGGTGATCGTGTCGGTGAATAATTCATTGGTTTGCTACGGACTTCAGGCATTTGGAACTGAAGAACAAAAACAAAAATATCTAAGCAGACTTGCAACGGGGCAATCCATAGGGGCGTTCTGCCTAAGTGAGCCCGAAGCAGGGAGCGATGCAACCTCTCAAAAAACAACGGCGATAGATATGGGTGATCACTATGTGCTAAACGGTACAAAAAACTGGATCACCAATGGGGGAACGGCAGATTATTATCTGGTGATCGCTCAAACAGACCGAGACAAGGGTCACCGTGGAATTAACGCTCTTATCGTAGAAAAGGGCTGGGAAGGTTTTGAGATCGGACCCAAAGAAGACAAACTTGGAATTCGCGGAAGCGATACCCATTCCCTTATCTTTAACGATGTAAAAGTTCCAAAGGAAAACCGCATTGGCGAAGACGGATTTGGCTTTAAGTTCGCCATGAAAACCTTAAGTGGCGGCCGAATTGGAATTGCTGCTCAGGCGCTGGGAATTGCGGCCGGTGCTTACGAACTGGCACGCGAATATTCTAAAGTACGCAAGGCATTTGGTACAGAGATCTGTAATCATCAGGCGATTGCTTTTAAGCTTGCCGATATGCATACTTCCATTACTGCTGCCAGACATCTGGTGATGAAAGCGGCCTGGGATAAGGATCAGGGAAAAAATTACGATATGAGCGGAGCCATGGCAAAATTATACGCTTCACAGGTTGCTATGGATGTTACCGTAGAAGCGGTACAGGTTCATGGCGGAAACGGATATGTAAAAGAGTATCATGTAGAGCGTATGATGCGAGATGCCAAGATCACTCAGATCTACGAAGGAACTTCCGAGATACAGAAGATCGTGATCTCCAGAGGACTTTTACGAGAATAA
- a CDS encoding anhydro-N-acetylmuramic acid kinase produces the protein MHKDRYHVLGVMSGTSLDGIDIAELDFSVSEKNEWTFKIIKAETIPYPDSWRRILKEAVYFSEGRLKTLNEEYTLYLSECISVFIKRHDIADLDAVCSHGHTILHRPEAGITLQIGNLPKLATLIGETVICDFRVQDVALGGQGAPLVPVGDQLLFNEYDYCLNLGGFANCSYGNDGTRIAYDICGVNIVLNHYATHLGKAYDHAGDLAASGILDIHLLSKLNALPFYDKTPPKSLGLEWVQENVFPVLKNSGQSTLNILRTYTEHIAIQLSRQFREHSSVFITGGGAYHDFLISRLKAISNMEIILPEKAIIEYKEALIFGLLGILKLRGEVNCLSSVTGAERDHSTGVIFHK, from the coding sequence ATGCACAAAGACCGGTATCATGTTTTAGGAGTTATGAGCGGAACCTCGCTGGACGGGATCGATATAGCCGAACTCGATTTTTCGGTTTCCGAAAAGAACGAATGGACGTTCAAAATAATAAAGGCAGAGACCATTCCGTATCCCGACTCCTGGCGACGGATCTTAAAAGAAGCTGTTTACTTTTCGGAAGGGAGATTAAAGACGCTGAATGAAGAGTACACTTTGTATCTGTCGGAATGTATTTCTGTATTTATTAAAAGGCATGACATAGCAGACCTCGATGCGGTTTGTAGCCACGGACATACCATTTTACATCGTCCCGAGGCAGGAATTACGTTGCAGATCGGGAATTTACCGAAACTTGCTACCCTCATTGGTGAAACCGTGATCTGTGATTTTAGAGTGCAGGATGTTGCATTGGGTGGACAAGGTGCACCATTAGTTCCCGTTGGAGATCAATTGTTGTTTAATGAATATGATTATTGCCTCAATCTGGGTGGTTTTGCCAATTGTTCATATGGGAATGACGGAACCAGGATAGCATACGATATTTGCGGAGTGAACATTGTATTAAACCACTACGCCACTCACCTGGGAAAAGCTTACGATCATGCCGGTGATCTTGCTGCTTCAGGGATATTGGATATTCATTTATTATCAAAACTCAACGCGCTTCCGTTTTATGATAAGACACCCCCAAAATCCTTAGGTCTGGAGTGGGTACAGGAAAATGTTTTTCCGGTGCTAAAGAATTCCGGTCAATCGACCTTAAATATTTTAAGAACCTATACCGAACATATTGCCATTCAGCTTTCACGACAATTCCGTGAGCATTCTTCTGTTTTTATCACAGGGGGAGGGGCCTATCATGATTTTCTCATTTCACGATTGAAAGCAATTTCTAATATGGAGATCATTTTGCCTGAAAAGGCAATCATCGAGTACAAGGAAGCCTTGATATTCGGACTCTTAGGGATACTTAAACTACGCGGAGAGGTTAATTGTCTGTCCAGTGTGACTGGGGCAGAAAGGGACCATTCGACTGGGGTGATCTTTCATAAATAA
- a CDS encoding ExbD/TolR family protein, giving the protein MNLRGRNKVSPEFSMSSMTDIVFLLLVFFLLTSPAITPDALDLILPKAKGKSTNVQKASVSITKDGAYYVNKERVSEYSIESELKAALAGQEEPTIILRAEEGVPIEDAVFVMDIANKNNFKVVLAVRPN; this is encoded by the coding sequence ATGAATTTACGAGGAAGAAATAAAGTAAGCCCGGAGTTCAGTATGAGCTCAATGACAGATATAGTTTTTCTGTTGTTGGTGTTTTTCCTGCTCACTTCTCCGGCAATAACACCCGATGCGCTGGACCTGATTTTGCCCAAGGCTAAGGGAAAAAGTACCAATGTGCAAAAGGCTTCGGTAAGTATTACCAAAGATGGAGCATATTATGTGAATAAGGAACGTGTAAGCGAATACAGTATCGAATCAGAATTAAAAGCAGCACTGGCCGGACAAGAGGAGCCAACGATTATTTTGCGTGCCGAAGAAGGGGTGCCAATTGAAGATGCTGTTTTTGTAATGGATATTGCAAATAAGAATAATTTTAAAGTAGTGTTGGCGGTTAGACCCAATTAG
- a CDS encoding energy transducer TonB: MSLLDTEHKKKSMTITVILHVIILILLFIVGLTYLDPPPENGIAVNFGTTETGSGNIQPTEPIKSQPKESQPEPANQPKSEIKEEVVTQDNEDAPVIKKEETKKEVVETPKKVEPKKEPVKKPDPTPSKSTSDALSSLINGPKSDGKSKGSEGDDKTAGDKGDPNGDPNAKSYYGTGKGLDGDGNYLLGGRKALNKEKFVQDCNEAGTVVVSIEVDRSGRVISATPGVRGTTNNSRCLLEPAKRAALATRFNSDDKAPAKQIGKIIYRFKLSE, translated from the coding sequence ATGAGCCTTTTAGATACAGAACATAAAAAGAAGAGTATGACCATCACGGTAATTCTACACGTGATCATCCTCATTTTATTGTTTATCGTTGGGCTTACCTATCTCGATCCGCCGCCGGAGAACGGGATCGCGGTAAATTTTGGAACTACAGAAACAGGCAGTGGGAATATCCAACCTACCGAACCTATAAAATCTCAACCAAAGGAATCACAACCCGAACCGGCGAATCAACCAAAATCCGAGATCAAGGAAGAAGTGGTAACTCAGGATAATGAGGATGCGCCCGTGATCAAGAAAGAAGAGACTAAAAAGGAAGTAGTAGAAACCCCTAAAAAAGTAGAACCAAAAAAGGAACCGGTAAAAAAACCCGATCCTACTCCGTCCAAATCGACAAGTGATGCGCTTTCAAGCTTGATTAACGGACCCAAGAGCGATGGAAAATCCAAAGGCAGTGAAGGAGACGATAAGACAGCCGGCGATAAAGGAGACCCTAACGGTGACCCTAATGCCAAAAGTTATTACGGTACTGGAAAAGGACTGGATGGGGATGGGAATTACCTGTTGGGTGGTCGTAAGGCGCTCAATAAGGAAAAGTTTGTACAGGATTGTAATGAGGCAGGAACTGTGGTGGTAAGTATCGAAGTGGATCGCAGTGGCCGTGTTATTAGTGCAACTCCCGGGGTGCGTGGGACCACCAATAATTCAAGATGTTTATTGGAACCTGCAAAAAGAGCAGCACTTGCCACCCGTTTTA
- a CDS encoding MotA/TolQ/ExbB proton channel family protein, with protein sequence MLNFFIQDGVDPALQDLEPVVEEKTLSVMELLMNGGLGGQIIIAVLFVLLFVAVYIYFERLFAIKAASKLDSNFMNQIRDNVASGNIQAAKVLCVQQNSPVSRLTEKGISRIGSPLEDINTAIENAGRLEVYKLEKNVSILATIAGAAPMIGFLGTVIGMVLAFHQLATSSGQAEMGSLAEGIYTAMTTTVAGLIVGIIAYMGYNHLVVRTDKVVHQMEATAVDFLDLLNEPA encoded by the coding sequence ATGCTAAACTTCTTTATTCAGGATGGTGTTGACCCTGCACTACAGGACTTAGAACCGGTAGTAGAAGAAAAAACGCTTTCCGTAATGGAACTTTTAATGAATGGCGGACTCGGAGGCCAGATCATCATTGCTGTACTCTTTGTGCTACTTTTTGTAGCGGTCTACATCTATTTTGAACGCCTTTTTGCGATCAAAGCGGCTTCCAAACTGGACAGTAATTTTATGAATCAGATTCGCGATAATGTTGCCTCCGGAAATATTCAGGCTGCGAAGGTGCTATGTGTACAACAGAACAGTCCGGTGTCCCGACTTACCGAAAAGGGAATATCGCGTATCGGTAGTCCGTTGGAAGATATTAATACCGCCATCGAAAATGCTGGGCGTCTTGAAGTATATAAACTAGAAAAAAATGTAAGTATACTCGCCACTATAGCAGGGGCAGCTCCAATGATTGGTTTCCTCGGAACCGTAATTGGTATGGTTTTGGCATTTCATCAACTGGCAACTAGTAGTGGTCAAGCAGAAATGGGAAGCCTTGCAGAAGGAATTTACACCGCAATGACAACAACGGTAGCCGGTTTGATCGTGGGTATTATCGCGTACATGGGATACAATCATCTCGTTGTGCGAACCGATAAGGTAGTACATCAGATGGAGGCGACAGCCGTAGACTTTTTAGATCTATTAAACGAACCTGCGTAA
- the nhaD gene encoding sodium:proton antiporter NhaD gives MESIIILIFVIGYLSITLEHPLKLDKTVPALIMAALIWAVLAVGFHAGWFDIINTEEQAFNFLSGGEAAEEGFNGTLLHHLGKTAEILIFLIGAMTIVEIIDLHRGFEVLKGAVKTKSKRKLLWIIGILAFILSAIIDNLTATIVLVTLLRKLIHRREDRLWFAAMVVIAANAGGAWSPIGDVTTTMLWIANKVTAMGLIEFVVIPSVVCFALPFLVASYMKPFQGNIEVHAEEDLEAEKLLSSRTMLFLGLGMIVSVPVFKTITHLPPYMGMMLALGVVWLVSEYIHPEEDFTKERRHLYSAHKALSRIEISSILFFLGILMAVAGLESLVYGVVHGEEVGTLRYLAEALQGAIPRESEIWFFLGEDLVVMLLGILSAIIDNVPLVAASIGMYDSPTDSVLWHFIAYSAGTGGSMLIIGSAAGVAAMGMERIDFIWYLKKIAWLAFLGFAAGAIVFLIIERVIFHHA, from the coding sequence ATGGAATCAATTATCATCTTAATCTTTGTAATAGGATACCTTTCCATCACCCTCGAACATCCTTTAAAATTAGATAAAACAGTACCGGCACTTATCATGGCAGCGCTCATCTGGGCTGTACTTGCCGTCGGTTTTCACGCAGGATGGTTCGATATTATTAATACAGAAGAACAGGCTTTTAATTTTCTCTCGGGAGGCGAAGCGGCCGAAGAAGGCTTTAACGGAACGCTATTACATCACCTCGGTAAAACTGCCGAAATCCTTATCTTTCTTATAGGAGCAATGACTATTGTTGAGATCATCGATCTTCACCGTGGGTTTGAAGTGTTAAAAGGCGCTGTTAAGACTAAAAGCAAAAGAAAATTACTATGGATTATTGGGATATTGGCGTTTATCCTATCCGCTATCATCGATAACCTTACCGCTACTATTGTTTTAGTTACCTTATTGCGAAAGCTCATTCACAGAAGAGAGGATCGCTTGTGGTTTGCGGCTATGGTTGTTATCGCTGCTAACGCGGGAGGAGCCTGGTCTCCAATTGGGGATGTTACCACAACAATGCTCTGGATTGCTAATAAGGTGACGGCCATGGGGCTTATAGAGTTCGTTGTTATTCCTTCTGTGGTTTGTTTTGCACTGCCATTTTTAGTGGCAAGCTATATGAAACCCTTTCAGGGAAATATTGAAGTACATGCCGAGGAGGATCTGGAAGCTGAAAAACTACTAAGTAGCCGCACTATGCTGTTCTTAGGATTGGGAATGATCGTTTCGGTTCCTGTCTTTAAGACGATTACTCATCTGCCTCCCTATATGGGGATGATGCTGGCATTGGGTGTCGTTTGGCTCGTTTCTGAATATATTCATCCTGAAGAGGATTTTACAAAAGAACGACGGCATTTGTACTCTGCCCATAAGGCCTTATCGCGAATAGAAATATCAAGTATCTTATTTTTCCTCGGAATCCTTATGGCGGTGGCCGGACTTGAAAGTCTGGTTTACGGTGTGGTTCACGGGGAGGAGGTAGGAACCCTTCGATATCTTGCTGAAGCCTTACAGGGAGCCATTCCTCGTGAAAGCGAAATTTGGTTCTTTCTAGGGGAAGACCTTGTGGTGATGCTCTTGGGAATACTTTCGGCCATCATAGATAACGTTCCACTTGTGGCGGCCTCTATAGGTATGTACGACTCTCCAACCGATTCTGTATTATGGCACTTTATTGCGTATTCTGCCGGAACCGGTGGAAGTATGCTTATTATTGGTTCTGCTGCGGGTGTAGCCGCTATGGGGATGGAAAGAATCGATTTTATCTGGTATCTGAAAAAGATAGCATGGCTTGCATTTCTTGGATTTGCCGCCGGTGCCATTGTCTTTTTGATCATTGAAAGAGTCATATTTCACCATGCTTAA